The following coding sequences are from one Ruminococcus flavefaciens AE3010 window:
- the lepA gene encoding translation elongation factor 4 produces the protein MSNYVLKRGKTLANDKIRNFCIIAHIDHGKSTLADRILEKTETVAIRDMEDQLLDNMDIERERGITIKARAVRLKYTAQDGEDYIFNLIDTPGHVDFNYEVSRSLAACEGAILVVDASQGIEAQTLANTYLAIEHDLEVVPVVNKIDLPSADPERVCNEVESVIGIPAMDAPRISAKMGTNIEEVLERIVTDIPAPKGDTEKPLKALIFDSYYDSYKGVIIYVRVKEGKVKVGDNIRLMATGAVFNVVEAGFMDASNLVNNGSLEAGEVGYIAASIKSIGDTQVGDTVTNDDDPCDEPLPGYRKVNPMVFSGIYPADGAKYGDLRDALEKLQLNDASLSFEPETSIALGFGFRCGFLGLLHMEIIQERLEREYNLDLITTAPSVIYKVTLTNGEVQYIDNPTNYPDPALIQVAEEPMVKASILSPSEYVGNIMELCQDRRGVFKDMKYLDDTRVELHYELPLNEIVYDFFDVLKSRTKGYASFDYEMLGYVPSKLVKLDILLNGDVVDALSFIIHTDKAYGRARKIAEKLKDNIPRQMFEVPIQAAIGGKIIARETVKAMRKDVLAKCYGGDISRKKKLLEKQKEGKKRMRQLGTVEVPQEAFMSVLKLDS, from the coding sequence ATGAGTAATTATGTTTTGAAAAGAGGTAAAACATTGGCTAACGATAAGATCAGAAATTTCTGTATCATTGCGCATATAGATCACGGCAAGTCCACACTTGCCGACCGTATCCTCGAAAAGACCGAGACTGTTGCTATCCGCGACATGGAGGATCAGCTCCTCGATAATATGGACATCGAGCGTGAGCGCGGCATAACCATAAAAGCCCGTGCGGTACGTCTGAAATATACCGCTCAGGACGGCGAGGACTACATCTTCAACCTCATTGATACTCCGGGTCACGTTGACTTCAACTATGAGGTATCACGTTCTCTTGCAGCCTGTGAGGGAGCTATCCTTGTGGTGGACGCTTCACAGGGAATAGAGGCACAGACCCTTGCAAACACCTATCTTGCTATCGAGCACGACCTTGAAGTAGTTCCCGTTGTCAACAAGATAGACCTGCCCTCGGCAGACCCCGAGAGAGTCTGCAACGAGGTGGAAAGCGTCATCGGTATCCCCGCTATGGACGCCCCCCGTATCTCTGCGAAAATGGGTACAAACATCGAGGAAGTCCTCGAAAGGATAGTCACCGATATCCCTGCACCCAAGGGCGATACGGAGAAGCCCCTTAAAGCCCTTATCTTCGACAGCTATTATGACTCCTACAAGGGCGTTATCATATACGTCCGCGTAAAAGAGGGCAAGGTCAAGGTAGGGGACAATATCCGCCTTATGGCTACGGGAGCTGTTTTCAACGTTGTTGAGGCAGGCTTCATGGACGCTTCCAACCTTGTGAACAACGGCAGCCTTGAAGCAGGCGAGGTAGGCTACATTGCCGCTTCTATCAAGAGCATCGGCGATACTCAGGTGGGCGATACCGTCACTAATGACGATGACCCCTGCGACGAGCCCCTCCCCGGATACCGCAAGGTAAACCCAATGGTTTTCTCGGGTATCTATCCTGCTGACGGAGCCAAGTACGGCGACCTCCGCGACGCCCTTGAAAAGCTTCAGCTCAACGACGCTTCACTGTCATTTGAGCCGGAGACCTCTATCGCTTTAGGCTTCGGATTCCGCTGCGGATTCCTTGGACTTCTCCACATGGAGATAATTCAGGAGCGTCTTGAACGCGAATACAATCTTGACCTCATAACCACCGCGCCCTCTGTTATTTATAAGGTAACACTTACCAACGGCGAGGTGCAGTATATCGACAATCCTACCAACTACCCCGACCCTGCTCTCATACAGGTGGCAGAGGAGCCTATGGTAAAGGCAAGTATCCTTTCGCCATCGGAGTACGTTGGCAATATCATGGAGCTTTGTCAGGACAGACGCGGAGTATTCAAGGATATGAAGTACCTTGACGATACCCGTGTGGAGCTCCACTATGAGCTGCCGCTGAACGAGATAGTGTACGACTTCTTCGACGTACTGAAATCCCGTACAAAGGGCTATGCTTCATTCGATTATGAGATGCTGGGCTACGTTCCCAGCAAGCTTGTTAAGCTGGATATACTCCTCAACGGCGACGTGGTGGACGCTCTCAGCTTTATTATCCATACGGACAAGGCTTACGGCAGAGCCCGTAAGATAGCCGAAAAGCTCAAGGATAACATTCCGCGCCAGATGTTTGAGGTACCGATACAGGCGGCTATCGGAGGAAAGATAATTGCCCGTGAGACTGTCAAGGCAATGCGCAAGGACGTTCTTGCAAAGTGCTACGGCGGTGATATCTCACGTAAGAAGAAGCTGCTTGAAAAGCAGAAGGAAGGTAAGAAGCGTATGCGCCAGCTGGGTACTGTAGAGGTTCCTCAGGAGGCGTTCATGAGCGTTCTGAAGCTTGACAGCTGA